In the genome of Thunnus albacares chromosome 8, fThuAlb1.1, whole genome shotgun sequence, the window CCCCCTTTTTGCTgaggaccccctggaaccccctcaaggaccacTGGGGGTCCCCGGACCCCAGTTTAAGAACCACAGCTATTAAACACTGCAATGGCTTTGTTTTGAAACTTGTGAGCGGAAGTACTAGTGAGCACAGACAGTCTGTGCAGCGTCTCCCTGCAGCCTCTGATAAAACGGTTTTGTGCAGACTTTGTCCTGCATCACTTCCTCCTTCGCAGCACTGTGCAGTAGGCGGGAGGTGTGAGGAGCCCGGCTCTTCACTCCTTCATGCTGCTCTGGAGCCATGGCGGAGCGGACGGCTCCTGCCTGCAGCAGCGACTACACTGCTGACGGCTCCTAAAGTTTGACACACATCTTCTGCTGAAGCTTGTCACAGATGGCCGGTTGAACTTTTCACTAAATGGCATGTACCTGACCTCCGTGGGATCATAGCAACGCAgagtttctgctttttcttcttccaggACGTCCGTCCTGTAGCCGTCTGCCCCCGGCGTAAATCTGGCGCACTGTCCCACAGCGGCTGACAGAGCGCCTCTTTAATATTTCAAATCCGAGTCAGTGGAGGTTAACATGGGGGCGAAGCAGAGCAGCCCGGCTGCTAATTCAGCTTCTAACGGACGGACCAGAGCTTACTCCGGCTCGGACCTGCCTTCCAGCACGTCCAGCAGTAACGGGAATAACGTTAGCAGGACTGCCACCGGGGGGGTGAGGTACCACGCGTACAGTGCGTCCGGAGCCTCCGGAGCCACGTCCAGCACCAGCCAGCACATCGGAGCCAGGGCCAGGTCTGCGGGGGGCTCCGGAGGCTCCGGGACCAGACACCAGTCCGGCATCAACATACCGAACAGCAGCGGAGCCTACAGCTCCCAGGAGTCCGGCGGCAGCAGCCCGGAGGAGGCGGCGGACAGGGAGCGCCGGCTGCTGATAGGTTCATTACCAGCACACCTCTCGCCTCATCTGTTCGGAGGTAAGAGAGCAGAGCCGCTGCGTGTGTTGACACAGCTCAGTGAACTCGAGTGACACCAACACATGACTGTTTACAAGCAGGACTTGTCAGATGACAAGCCAAACCAAAGTGATAGTGCGCCAAGATTTAGTGTAATTGATATAATACAATATTATggaacaattattattattgtattataatacaataatatattgatttattttgcaaGAGACCAGTACTGAACACTTTGTCCAATAATTTCACataaatttaataaattatataCAGCTAGTTTCAAACAAGCAGTGATTTTAGAAATGCAGTGATCATACAAGTGCCAACCTGACACCCATCACAAAATCtttatcagacaccaaaacttAAATTTATAGACAATTTCACTTATTTGGAtttgtcatatttattcataaactgTAACTAGATatcctctccatttttttcctaaAGCTTTTTATCAGAGCTGTCTCCACATTGGCCTGAATCAAATTTTGGCCATGCAAACATTCAAGCCCTTCTTTAATTATTGTCCTAAAAGTAGTCAATTTAAATACAACGAGTCTTAAACTAGTGGAATCAGCCAATAAAATATCACTGTGTGTtagttttgtacatttttataacGTAAACTCCCCCCATGTTGCTAAAACCCACAAATAGTTGATACTGAGGTCATGACCTGACTGCTCTACGTCACTGCGGCTCTGTAGACAAGTTGTAGAGATACAATCAGTCTGTTAGGTTTCTATTGATTGCCTCATCAATAAATCAACAGTAATTTTGATATTGctcagtttctcaaatgtaacattttgctgcttttctaacactataaattgaacatttggggttttggactgtcggTTGAACAAAACAACTTAAAGACATGTTTTGACCCCTTTTCGTGTAACAAAATATGCCAAACTGATCCATGCGTGAGTGTTTAAAAAAGGAACTGACTGAATAAAATACAGCCTTAAGTTTAAAAAGAAGATGAATGATGTAAATCAGGAATATCTGTTGCAAGCCAGAACACTTTCAacttacacagacacacacaacaagcaCTGAGGTTTGATAACCAGACCTACAGAGAAGCAGAGCTGTGTTAGTATAACTGGTATGTGCACAGACACTGGTGGAGATGCTGGCCTGTGAGCGAGTAGCGCCTGCTGGTTTTAATGGCATTCATGTGTGAGGATGATGACTCACATGTGCAAGCTGAGCCAAACGTTAAGATAAACAGTGTCAGCCTCCTTGTGAATGTCCTCTTGTTGATTTCATTGATCAACCGCGACAGCTCCAGTGACTGAAGTCATCTGATGACCCGATGTCGTTTAGTTCAGGTCGTAAGATTCATCAAGTGACTGAATCAGCTGCTTTGATGTCAGAACAAACTCTGCAGCAGCATCAACAAGTCAGTTACAGCTCTGCTCGTTTTTTTTACTGACCACTCATGCTCCAGTTATGACTGCAGGTGAGGGATTACAGACGTTAGTCAGTCCCTAACttgataagaagaagaagaaatataccCTAAGTATGCTCAAGTTTTGGTTTTGAAATGCAGAGATTTTTCCCCAAGCTGGGTTGACGGTTTTGTTATATGTCTTGCATTTCCTTGTTAAAATGATTCATGCAATGCAATATGTACAAATTCTTACAAGTGTGCCCGTTTTTATCTGCTCACAGAAGAAGCATTTGAATCAGACAATAGGCTCGTTTGAGATGAATTTGGCCTTGTGTCGAGCGTGAACAAGAGCAGGCGGTTGCAGCAGAGGGAAGTGACAAAAAGCTGCAGTCAAGTTGGATGACTTCCAGtagcatatactgtacaatataCAGGAAGTCACATGGACACGCGTCTGATTATTTTTGATAGAATGAGATTCACATGCTGTATATTTGTTATAATCATGACAGGATTTATTGTTTAACCTTCATATTTAGTAAATAATGTCATACAGAAATTTTTTATATAAAGATCCAGTCCACCTCGGTCTCATTCACAAGAAGGAATTCAGAACATCAGATCACAATATCCCTCACAATCAGTTCATGCACGggagaggaaaagcagaaacacaagGCACATGATTCCATTGTTTACATGTCCGCCATTGTTGGACTCTCAGAGCTTAACATCAGTTTTTACAGAAGATGTGCTTCCTGTTaccaaaagttttgttttgctttataaTACTTAAAAGACTTACATagtgtaaaatgaaacaaataaaatctaaatctttgcactcagactgaaaatgaagaGTTTCTACAGTATGACACATAGTATTGCTGGTCACACATCTAAGCCAAGCGTCTCCCAACATGCACTGAGGTCCTGCAGTTTGGCGGGAACTGAGGTGCCTAGCTCTCATAAATTTAGCTACCTTATCAGACATCTCATCATGGATTTATTATAGGGACTGGATACTGACCTCAGAATTGCTGCCTATTCCCACAAATGAAAATTACCTGTTGCATAAGCCAGAAATGTTTTatagcttctgggtttgcttcaGTGTTGTGCAGCCCACTGCACATGCTCATTAGTGTTTCTCCTGTTGGCTCCACCCACATGTTCCCACTCAGCCCGTAGACTTTACATTGTAACAACATCACACTTTAAAATCACTTTAGGCCCTGGgaaaatttaataaatataaaactttcatggattaaaaaaaacataattcaaagagtaataattgactgtgtttgcagttcaaaatgcagttttacagttttacatctCTGATGGTGGTCAATGGAgtaaatgctttttgggctgcaggggatTTTTTGTTGCAGTACTGTGAGTGGCCACTGAGACAAACTGGTGACcatagactaaaaaaaaaatatggctgtagt includes:
- the znrf2b gene encoding E3 ubiquitin-protein ligase znrf2; the protein is MGAKQSSPAANSASNGRTRAYSGSDLPSSTSSSNGNNVSRTATGGVRYHAYSASGASGATSSTSQHIGARARSAGGSGGSGTRHQSGINIPNSSGAYSSQESGGSSPEEAADRERRLLIGSLPAHLSPHLFGGFKCPVCSKFVSSDEMDLHLVLCLTKPRVTYNEDVLTKDAGECAICLEELVQGDTIARLPCLCIYHKGCIDEWFEVNRSCPEHPSD